The following proteins are encoded in a genomic region of Punica granatum isolate Tunisia-2019 unplaced genomic scaffold, ASM765513v2 Contig00022, whole genome shotgun sequence:
- the LOC116189818 gene encoding antifungal protein ginkbilobin-like protein — translation MDALLRAAIIAIGLLCISNCTKYSAGEADYTLLSKICNGQEFSDMRWINNKHSVLKRLIGITPNAGFNHYEKSSSSDHIVYGHAACNGELLKEDCHLCLLSAYQWLSDDDCPKRTMGAQVHLRDCRFRFEIYDFED, via the coding sequence ATGGATGCTCTCCTAAGAGCTGCAATAATTGCAATCGGGCTACTTTGTATCTCCAATTGTACCAAATATTCCGCCGGTGAAGCAGATTATACACTGCTGTCCAAAATCTGCAATGGTCAAGAATTTTCGGATATGCGCTGGATTAACAATAAGCACTCTGTCCTGAAGCGATTAATAGGAATCACCCCAAATGCTGGCTTCAATCATTACGAGAAGTCTTCGTCTTCCGACCATATTGTCTATGGCCATGCAGCATGCAACGGAGAACTCTTGAAAGAAGACTGCCATTTGTGCCTACTTAGCGCTTACCAGTGGCTATCCGATGATGACTGTCCCAAACGGACCATGGGGGCTCAAGTTCATCTCCGTGATTGTAGATTTAGGTttgaaatttatgattttgaGGATTGA
- the LOC116189816 gene encoding E3 ubiquitin-protein ligase ATL42-like: protein MNQIRHIVSLIPPVFLLIILNLDLLDHRALVRAQLRRYSPSPNDAESNFQPSLAVVIGILTIMFALTFILLIYAKFCHRGRWVRDSYAGNNNNNNAFTRSRRFSGINKTVIESLPFFRFSSLRGSRAGLECAVCLSKFEDIEILRLLPKCKHAFHIDCIDHWLERHSTCPICRHRVSPDDPSIFAYSNSMRLLNSSHSERIQDPNSLEIFIEREEENTNGNGSSSIFNVGIGSSFRKLFKGSNNKNSSNDKDEESLINQEEANQKMLHKFKHRIVVSDVVFQNRWSNVSSSDLMFLNSEMLNAFSSDRFSALEPFEGNTNMTADHRVENDRNQIGRIKEEMDRKRLFESKLSSINKTGLISGPSTRPVADTGNQLSPTNGSNIISDVVKRSQSEITAVSRFGDSNIGKSGRYSGGNRKEDRRRQLWLPIARRTVQWFANRERRSRSHQDSPDVNTKRQTPDSIAV, encoded by the coding sequence ATGAACCAAATTAGACATATTGTCTCTCTCATTCCTCCAGTTTTTCTACTGATCATCCTTAATCTCGATTTACTTGATCATCGTGCTCTTGTTCGGGCTCAGCTCAGACGGTATTCTCCGTCGCCGAACGATGCAGAGTCCAACTTCCAACCGAGCTTAGCAGTCGTTATAGGGATTCTCACCATCATGTTCGCCCTCACCTTCATCCTCCTCATCTACGCCAAGTTCTGCCACCGGGGCAGGTGGGTCCGTGATTCCTACGCAGgtaacaacaacaataacaatGCTTTCACGAGGTCCAGGCGGTTTTCGGGGATTAACAAGACCGTGatcgagtcccttcctttctTCCGGTTCTCCTCCCTCCGTGGTTCCCGCGCTGGGCTTGAGTGCGCGGTCTGCCTGTCAAAGTTCGAGGACATAGAGATCCTCCGGCTCCTGCCCAAGTGCAAGCACGCATTTCACATTGACTGCATCGACCATTGGCTTGAGCGGCACTCCACCTGCCCCATCTGCCGCCATCGGGTAAGCCCGGATGACCCAAGCATCTTTGCCTACTCCAATAGCATGCGACTGCTTAACTCGAGCCACTCGGAGAGGATTCAGGATCCAAACAGCCTCGAGATCTTCATTGAACGAGAGGAGGAAAACACGAACGGGAACGGATCTTCATCAATATTTAACGTCGGGATAGGAAGTAGTTTCCGTAAACTCTTCAAGGGTTCAAACAACAAGAACAGTAGCAATGACAAGGATGAGGAGAGCTTGATCAACCAAGAAGAAGCCAATCAAAAGATGTTGCACAAGTTCAAGCATAGGATTGTTGTGTCTGATGTTGTGTTCCAGAATCGATGGAGCAACGTGAGCTCCTCTGACTTGATGTTCTTAAACTCCGAGATGCTTAATGCATTCTCGAGCGACCGGTTCTCAGCCCTGGAACCTTTCGAGGGGAACACCAACATGACAGCCGATCACAGGGTTGAGAATGACAGAAATCAAATAGGGAGGATCAAGGAGGAGATGGACAGGAAGAGGCTGTTTGAGAGCAAGTTGAGCTCAATCAATAAAACCGGCCTAATCTCGGGTCCTTCTACGAGGCCAGTAGCTGACACTGGGAATCAGTTATCGCCCACAAATGGTTCGAATATCATTTCTGATGTGGTAAAGAGGTCACAGTCGGAGATCACAGCGGTCTCGAGGTTTGGGGATTCGAATATAGGGAAGAGTGGGAGATACAGTGGAGGGAATAGAAAGGAGGACAGGAGGAGGCAGCTTTGGCTCCCAATTGCAAGAAGAACAGTTCAGTGGTTTGCTAACAGGGAGCGACGGTCTCGCTCACATCAGGACTCTCCGGATGTTAACACAAAGAGGCAGACACCCGATTCGATTGCTGTGTAA
- the LOC116189817 gene encoding flavonol 3-O-glucosyltransferase-like: MMNPKSQVAVIPFSFSGHLLPLVNLVRRLAANAPDVIFSFFNTASSNKTLFYSSNNQAEPLPSNVKVYDIAATVTWEEETTKELKSQMVGALEPFLEVAVASFEDAINAAVKENGVRVSCLLIDGLMVFSCKIAEKLQAKWVAVWVPTLSILPAYIYRDLLVPLLKAVLIQ, translated from the exons ATGATGAACCCAAAGAGCCAGGTTGCGGTTATCCCATTTTCCTTCTCCGGCCACCTATTGCCCCTCGTCAACCTCGTACGTCGATTAGCAGCAAATGCCCCCGATGTGAtcttctctttcttcaacACTGCCAGCTCAAATAAGACCCTATTCTATTCCAGCAATAATCAGGCAGAACCCCTACCATCTAATGTTAAGGTCTATGACATTGCCGCTACCGTCACTTGGGAAGAGGAAACTACAAAGGAACTGAAATCCCAAATGGTAGGAGCATTGGAGCCCTTcttggaggtggctgtggctAGCTTCGAAGATGCGATCAATGCTGCAGTGAAGGAGAATGGAGTGAGGGTGAGCTGTCTCCTTATAGATGGCCTCATGGTGTTCTCATGCAAGATCGCGGAGAAGTTGCAAGCCAAGTGGGTCGCCGTGTGGGTACCGACACTATCAATTTTACCGGCTTACATTTATAGAGATCTCCTTGTCCCTCTATTAAAAG CTGTTCTCATTCAGTGA